Proteins encoded within one genomic window of Mesobacillus subterraneus:
- a CDS encoding YitT family protein — protein sequence MISIPEQALVQQQHKGITKTKLAKRIFFIILGAVLMGVGIEEFLVPNRILDGGIVGISIILSHLTGWRLGFFIFVLNIPFFFIGYKQIGKTFALSTLLGITVLSLTTSFLHNWPVFTEDLLLATVFGGIVLGAGVGIVIRYGGSLDGTEILAILANRRLPFSVGEVIMFFNIFIFGTAGFIFGWDRAMYSLLAYFIAFKTIDIVIAGLDESKAAWIISDQHKQIGEAIMARLGRGVTYLTGEGAYTGDDKKVIFCVITRLEEAKLKSIVEELDESAFLAVGNIAEVRGGRFKKRNIH from the coding sequence ATGATCAGCATTCCAGAACAGGCCCTTGTCCAGCAGCAGCATAAGGGCATAACGAAAACCAAACTCGCAAAAAGAATTTTTTTCATCATATTAGGTGCTGTCCTGATGGGCGTTGGAATTGAGGAATTCCTTGTCCCGAACAGAATTCTTGATGGCGGTATTGTTGGTATCTCAATCATCCTCTCACATTTAACAGGCTGGCGCCTCGGCTTCTTTATTTTTGTCCTGAACATTCCTTTCTTTTTCATCGGCTATAAGCAAATCGGAAAAACATTTGCACTATCCACTCTATTGGGAATCACTGTCTTATCGTTAACCACTAGCTTCCTTCATAATTGGCCTGTATTTACAGAAGATTTGCTTCTTGCCACTGTATTCGGAGGAATAGTATTAGGAGCTGGAGTGGGAATTGTCATTAGATATGGCGGGTCACTGGACGGAACTGAAATCCTCGCAATCCTGGCTAACAGGAGGCTGCCCTTCTCTGTCGGAGAAGTCATTATGTTTTTCAATATATTCATTTTTGGTACGGCAGGATTTATCTTCGGATGGGACCGTGCAATGTATTCCCTCCTTGCCTACTTCATCGCATTCAAGACGATTGATATAGTCATTGCCGGCCTTGATGAATCGAAAGCTGCGTGGATTATAAGTGATCAGCATAAGCAAATAGGCGAAGCCATCATGGCACGTCTTGGCCGCGGCGTCACCTATTTAACGGGCGAAGGTGCATATACGGGCGATGATAAAAAGGTGATTTTTTGCGTCATAACCCGTCTTGAGGAAGCTAAATTGAAATCCATCGTCGAGGAACTGGATGAATCAGCCTTCCTTGCTGTTGGAAATATTGCCGAAGTGCGTGGTGGCAGATTCAAAAAACGGAATATCCACTAG
- a CDS encoding GNAT family N-acetyltransferase has protein sequence MVFPILETDRLTLREITEEDTRDLFINFSHAEVMKHYGSEPLENIEEARGLIHSFQAGFNENKGIRWGIQLKNQETLIGTVGFHALSTKHRRAEIGYELNPYYWGKGLAKEAVGKAVEYGLKGMNLKRIGAIVFLENRRSNELLLKLGFEDEGILRNYIVQAGVSYDTNVFSLLAPN, from the coding sequence ATGGTATTTCCTATTTTAGAAACAGACAGGCTCACTCTCAGGGAAATTACGGAGGAGGATACTAGGGATTTATTTATCAATTTTTCACATGCTGAAGTGATGAAACACTATGGGTCTGAACCGCTCGAAAACATTGAAGAAGCACGAGGCCTCATTCATTCTTTCCAAGCAGGCTTTAATGAAAATAAAGGGATAAGATGGGGAATCCAATTAAAGAACCAAGAAACACTCATTGGCACTGTTGGCTTTCATGCTCTGTCAACAAAACATAGGAGAGCAGAAATAGGCTATGAGCTTAACCCATACTATTGGGGAAAAGGCTTAGCAAAAGAAGCTGTTGGTAAAGCTGTTGAGTATGGCTTAAAGGGGATGAATTTAAAAAGAATTGGTGCAATTGTATTTCTTGAAAACAGAAGATCAAATGAACTGCTCCTAAAACTCGGATTTGAAGACGAGGGAATTCTGAGAAATTATATCGTACAAGCAGGAGTATCCTATGATACCAATGTATTCTCTCTATTAGCACCTAACTGA
- a CDS encoding M48 family metallopeptidase: protein MTEETLDEKNLVHKNENKYFWIVLSISIASYILFALSIVGIFIIAAFILISLVLHALMIGQIRLNAVKIGANQFPLIHSKVEELCVKMGIKRIPDIYVLQSGGVMNAFATRFFGRNMIVVYSEIFDLIEQGAEDELQFVLAHELAHIKRNHLGKMMFILPSMWIPGIAEMYLRACEYTCDRYAAFYTGNPAAAKNALTMLAIGKVLFRSVNKTEYLDQINKEKGFVVWLAEILSTHPPLPKRINEISAFFDETDSVIVHSKKSRVLFAVLTASVIFTSLAMVGGVMVFKEFSSAFFAEDEFFEEDIEASALTDAVISGNAKKVASLIEDGEDIHQIDYFGYSALDWAIMDDNLQMVQLLLDLKADPNFESDYGMTPFMTASEKGSESIIKILHDAGGNPNYQEMSSGYTALTYAVFSGEIETVKLLIELGADSQLKDYSGMTARMHALQSGKQEIADFLK from the coding sequence ATGACAGAAGAAACGTTAGATGAGAAAAACCTGGTACATAAAAATGAGAATAAATATTTCTGGATTGTATTAAGTATTAGTATTGCTTCTTACATTCTTTTTGCTTTATCCATTGTTGGAATATTCATTATTGCAGCATTCATCTTGATTTCACTGGTGCTTCATGCATTGATGATTGGACAAATTCGACTTAACGCGGTCAAAATCGGCGCTAATCAATTTCCGCTTATCCACTCTAAGGTCGAAGAACTATGTGTCAAAATGGGAATAAAGCGCATCCCTGATATTTACGTGCTCCAATCTGGCGGAGTAATGAACGCTTTTGCGACACGTTTTTTCGGAAGGAATATGATCGTTGTATACTCCGAGATTTTCGACCTTATCGAACAAGGTGCCGAAGACGAACTTCAATTTGTGCTGGCGCATGAATTGGCTCATATAAAGCGAAATCACCTCGGAAAAATGATGTTCATCCTTCCTTCCATGTGGATACCAGGGATTGCCGAAATGTATTTGCGAGCTTGTGAGTATACATGTGACCGCTATGCGGCCTTCTATACTGGCAATCCTGCAGCGGCAAAAAACGCCCTTACCATGCTAGCAATAGGAAAAGTCTTATTTAGAAGCGTGAACAAAACAGAATATCTCGATCAAATCAATAAGGAAAAAGGATTTGTGGTCTGGCTGGCAGAGATCTTATCAACGCATCCCCCGCTTCCAAAAAGAATAAATGAAATTAGCGCATTTTTTGATGAAACTGATTCAGTCATTGTTCATTCCAAAAAATCAAGGGTGTTGTTTGCTGTTTTGACTGCTTCAGTTATTTTTACAAGTTTGGCCATGGTTGGGGGAGTTATGGTCTTTAAAGAATTCAGTTCAGCTTTCTTTGCAGAAGACGAATTTTTCGAAGAAGACATAGAAGCATCTGCATTAACTGATGCAGTTATTAGTGGGAATGCGAAGAAGGTTGCGAGTTTGATAGAAGATGGAGAAGATATCCATCAAATAGACTATTTTGGATACTCAGCTTTGGACTGGGCTATTATGGATGATAACCTCCAGATGGTTCAATTGCTTTTAGATTTAAAAGCCGACCCAAATTTCGAATCCGATTATGGCATGACACCGTTCATGACTGCCTCAGAAAAAGGATCTGAATCAATAATTAAGATCTTGCATGATGCTGGAGGCAATCCAAACTATCAAGAAATGAGTTCTGGTTATACAGCATTGACCTACGCTGTATTCAGTGGAGAAATTGAAACAGTAAAACTATTGATAGAGCTGGGGGCAGACAGCCAGCTGAAAGATTATTCGGGTATGACTGCGAGAATGCACGCTTTACAATCAGGTAAGCAGGAAATCGCAGATTTTTTAAAATAA
- a CDS encoding FUSC family protein, which translates to MITLGPRVLKTGVAVALALYITEWIGLEPPVFAAIAATFTIQPSIYRSWKQVLEQFQANTLGAVIAIASIYLFGNNPIVIGLVTVIVILISLKLKMESSISLTLITVLIMMSSQEFNGVITAANKFIIVLVGMGSAFLVNLIVSPPNFNKNFTETMNNSFRTMSLLIRTAISNELTEKTFQDQWSQLRKDVAKLEDLYKILDEERKKISKVKPLDVRELVVFKQMLACLQQGLRLLDIVEDHFFQSRLEREDTDEFDEQFEELIQYHEMILLKYSGNIRELNTDSFLRQSGEFLESIMEDRAIDRNDRLRLTIIGSAIYDYAFQLDRLNELIDQYQNRKVDTENSKRLFKELNFLKRKRN; encoded by the coding sequence ATGATAACTTTAGGTCCAAGAGTATTAAAAACTGGAGTGGCCGTTGCACTTGCTTTATACATAACAGAATGGATTGGATTGGAGCCCCCGGTCTTTGCTGCAATCGCAGCAACCTTTACTATCCAGCCATCGATTTATCGATCATGGAAGCAAGTGTTAGAGCAGTTCCAGGCAAATACACTCGGTGCGGTCATCGCGATAGCATCCATTTATTTATTCGGAAACAACCCGATTGTCATAGGGCTCGTAACTGTAATCGTTATACTCATAAGCTTGAAGCTTAAAATGGAAAGTTCCATATCATTAACGCTAATTACCGTTCTGATCATGATGAGTTCACAAGAATTTAACGGAGTTATAACAGCGGCAAACAAATTTATCATTGTCCTTGTTGGGATGGGCTCTGCTTTCCTTGTTAATTTAATCGTCTCGCCACCAAATTTCAACAAGAATTTTACTGAAACAATGAACAATAGCTTTAGAACTATGTCCTTGCTAATCAGGACAGCAATATCCAATGAACTGACAGAAAAAACATTTCAGGATCAATGGAGTCAATTAAGAAAGGACGTAGCCAAGCTTGAAGATCTTTATAAAATCCTCGATGAGGAAAGAAAGAAAATTTCAAAGGTAAAGCCTCTCGACGTGAGGGAATTGGTGGTGTTTAAGCAAATGCTTGCCTGCCTTCAGCAAGGCTTGAGACTGTTGGATATCGTTGAGGACCATTTCTTTCAAAGCCGGCTTGAAAGGGAGGATACAGATGAATTTGATGAACAATTCGAAGAACTGATTCAATACCATGAAATGATTCTTCTAAAATATTCTGGGAATATCAGAGAGCTAAATACGGATAGTTTTTTGCGACAAAGCGGGGAATTTCTTGAATCAATCATGGAAGACAGGGCAATAGACCGCAATGATCGATTGCGTTTAACAATCATTGGTTCTGCAATTTATGACTACGCTTTTCAGCTTGACCGACTGAATGAGTTGATTGATCAGTATCAAAATAGAAAAGTGGATACTGAAAACTCCAAAAGACTTTTTAAAGAACTTAATTTTTTAAAAAGGAAACGAAATTAA
- a CDS encoding YwbE family protein, which translates to MTNKKGGRNRNDIKPGLKVNIVLKGDQKTGKLTQGIVKDLLTNSSTHPHGIKVRLEDGQVGRVKEILE; encoded by the coding sequence ATGACCAATAAAAAAGGTGGAAGAAACCGAAATGACATTAAACCCGGCTTAAAGGTGAATATTGTTCTGAAAGGTGACCAGAAAACAGGAAAACTTACTCAAGGCATCGTAAAAGATCTCCTTACGAATTCAAGCACTCATCCACATGGCATTAAAGTAAGGCTTGAGGATGGACAAGTTGGTCGTGTAAAGGAGATTTTGGAGTAG
- a CDS encoding glycosyl hydrolase family 28-related protein, with product MIMLDRSHDPKKNAELISQLSKKNLNITELVKETNELFKEASEDYRPLNSYNTKSISSFFSNLGASLRKIIHTKSAFDNSQIYETMSDLNGNVFPEWMEKLHEEYKHLLKEINHEVHIEDFGAIGDGKTDCTEAFRMALGKGRVKVNIPEGVYVVKEIKLPSFTYLVGAGKRKTVIQLHDSAPKGRRLITNKNHRTGNRNVSVKGMTLDWNVERLGNVEKTSTWGNHSSCLLYANVKYGWVKDVEGVNPGLHCFDISSPLYNYYGDGYRARGGCEFIWLDNLNGYGFGDDGITTHHSDNIFISNCHMSDPSGKTHKKGFSNSNGIEIDDGSRNVWLLNNSTARCFGGVEIKAHHTSSAAHNVVIIGHLSVNDNRSYNFRHISHHKENDPESKTAINIRAANIISYKPVHTELYANSSPRAMVISAYKNVAINHFTVIGDPSYDYGGEPAIAIQYRSRNVILKSVGLSGFTNAGSDIKIFGGSNRADYVKIRDVLVKHSAPKAIQIGKGVTKASVEHVFAEAVNGHTVVELADNKALVKDIESTGFKQVVLGHPQV from the coding sequence ATGATAATGTTAGATAGAAGTCATGATCCTAAAAAAAATGCTGAGCTGATTTCACAGTTATCAAAGAAAAATTTAAATATAACTGAACTGGTTAAAGAGACAAATGAATTATTCAAAGAAGCAAGTGAAGACTACAGACCTTTGAATTCGTATAACACTAAAAGCATATCTTCTTTTTTCAGTAATCTTGGTGCAAGTCTAAGGAAAATAATCCATACTAAATCAGCATTCGATAACTCCCAAATCTATGAAACCATGAGCGATCTTAATGGCAATGTCTTTCCCGAGTGGATGGAAAAATTGCATGAAGAATATAAACATTTACTGAAGGAAATTAACCATGAGGTTCATATTGAAGATTTTGGTGCAATCGGTGATGGCAAAACTGATTGCACTGAAGCTTTTAGAATGGCTCTAGGAAAAGGTCGTGTGAAAGTAAATATTCCTGAAGGTGTTTATGTGGTAAAAGAAATAAAGTTGCCTTCTTTCACCTATTTGGTGGGTGCTGGTAAAAGGAAAACGGTCATCCAACTTCATGATTCAGCCCCCAAAGGCAGGAGACTTATAACCAATAAAAATCATCGTACCGGAAATCGTAATGTATCTGTTAAAGGAATGACGCTGGATTGGAATGTCGAACGATTGGGAAATGTTGAAAAGACCAGTACGTGGGGAAATCATTCCAGCTGCCTGCTATATGCCAACGTAAAATATGGATGGGTGAAGGATGTCGAAGGAGTTAATCCAGGGCTTCACTGCTTTGATATTTCATCTCCACTTTATAATTATTATGGCGATGGCTATCGAGCCCGTGGGGGATGTGAATTTATCTGGCTAGACAACCTTAATGGATATGGTTTCGGCGACGATGGCATTACCACTCATCACAGTGATAATATTTTTATTTCAAATTGCCACATGAGCGATCCAAGCGGAAAAACCCATAAAAAAGGTTTTTCAAATTCCAATGGAATTGAAATAGATGATGGATCGCGAAATGTATGGTTATTAAACAACTCAACCGCAAGATGCTTTGGCGGAGTAGAAATTAAAGCTCATCATACTTCTTCAGCAGCTCATAATGTTGTTATCATAGGACATCTATCTGTAAATGACAATCGATCATATAATTTCAGGCATATCAGCCATCACAAGGAAAATGACCCAGAGTCAAAAACAGCCATCAACATACGGGCAGCAAATATTATCTCGTATAAACCGGTTCACACAGAGTTATATGCGAATTCTTCGCCAAGGGCAATGGTAATTTCAGCATATAAAAATGTAGCTATTAACCATTTTACGGTCATCGGCGATCCTTCCTATGACTATGGTGGGGAACCAGCGATCGCCATACAGTATCGTTCCAGGAATGTAATTTTGAAAAGTGTGGGATTGAGCGGGTTTACAAATGCAGGATCTGATATAAAGATTTTTGGCGGCAGCAATCGTGCTGATTACGTTAAAATTCGAGATGTTCTGGTAAAACACTCCGCACCTAAAGCAATTCAAATCGGTAAGGGAGTCACAAAAGCATCAGTTGAACATGTATTCGCAGAAGCTGTCAATGGACATACCGTAGTGGAACTGGCAGATAATAAAGCACTGGTGAAGGATATTGAATCAACAGGATTCAAGCAGGTGGTATTGGGACATCCGCAAGTATAA
- a CDS encoding cation:proton antiporter has protein sequence MNLPLVIGLFLLVLFFIGMIGIKLIKIPDILLYILLGLILSLVIKESKVIEVAGEIGLVLLFFILGMKFPINRLITNSAKVWKGGLLDAFLGIVVTAGISLLFGLDWISSLIVGGIVYATSSSITAKLLVDKKRDEDKESEFMLLILVFEDLIAPILVTVLIGLSGEGFTVTDFVMILLKISLLASVAVFFARVVFKKAESILKEIKQDDIFIVLITGIALTYGGVAMLLGLSEVIGAFLAGMMLSELSIKDKVEKAALPVRNIFLPFFFLNFGLHIEMTTDIPYLGLLIVLVLWSLIHKLIVGYIGGQWYGLSRSDSLKAGLSLTQRGEFSVIIAALATGELKIFASVYILVIAIIGTIMFQLAPRLNKLIVEKVQEKTS, from the coding sequence TTGAATTTGCCTTTAGTCATTGGACTGTTTCTTTTAGTGCTTTTCTTTATAGGGATGATTGGAATCAAATTAATAAAAATACCAGATATATTATTATATATTTTGCTTGGTCTCATTTTATCCTTGGTTATTAAAGAATCTAAAGTTATTGAAGTGGCCGGAGAAATTGGATTAGTTTTATTATTTTTTATATTAGGTATGAAGTTTCCTATCAACAGGCTTATTACTAATAGCGCCAAAGTATGGAAAGGCGGTTTGCTGGATGCTTTTCTTGGAATTGTTGTCACTGCAGGAATTAGCCTGCTGTTCGGGCTGGATTGGATATCATCATTAATTGTCGGTGGTATTGTCTACGCTACAAGCTCATCTATTACAGCAAAACTGCTTGTAGATAAAAAAAGGGATGAAGACAAAGAATCAGAATTCATGCTTCTTATCCTTGTTTTCGAGGATCTAATTGCTCCAATTCTTGTAACCGTACTGATTGGACTTTCTGGAGAGGGATTTACGGTAACCGATTTTGTGATGATCCTATTAAAAATTAGTCTTCTCGCAAGTGTTGCTGTGTTCTTTGCAAGAGTGGTCTTTAAAAAGGCAGAATCAATATTAAAAGAGATTAAGCAGGATGATATCTTTATTGTATTGATCACCGGGATTGCGTTAACTTACGGAGGCGTAGCAATGCTGCTCGGTTTGTCAGAGGTAATTGGTGCCTTTCTTGCAGGGATGATGCTTTCTGAGCTTTCCATTAAGGACAAGGTTGAAAAGGCAGCATTACCTGTAAGGAATATTTTCCTTCCTTTTTTCTTCTTGAACTTCGGTCTTCATATTGAAATGACAACCGACATTCCCTATTTAGGGCTATTGATAGTTCTCGTCCTTTGGTCATTGATTCATAAGTTGATTGTTGGATATATTGGAGGACAATGGTACGGACTTTCAAGAAGTGATTCCTTGAAGGCAGGTCTATCTCTTACTCAAAGAGGTGAATTCTCTGTAATTATAGCTGCACTGGCAACTGGAGAACTGAAGATTTTTGCGAGCGTTTATATTTTAGTAATTGCCATCATCGGGACGATCATGTTCCAGCTCGCACCGAGGTTGAATAAGCTGATTGTCGAAAAAGTGCAAGAGAAAACAAGTTAA
- a CDS encoding phosphatase PAP2 family protein, giving the protein MKTKIKELPYLLFLLVMPVLGLIYKILNNNPRDAVILSTNIDDKIPFLPVFILPYIIWYAFILGYLVYFWYKDTRVYLKTLTMIVIGELVCFLIYFFFQTTVPRPILAGDGILIELVGMIYSHDQPFNAFPSIHVLTTFAIILGNINIRNKHIIHSLFVPVMGSLIIISTLFVKQHYILDMFASMFLTSFIYGIVFELFEINVTEKSKTAYVKD; this is encoded by the coding sequence ATGAAAACCAAAATAAAAGAGTTACCCTATTTATTATTTCTGCTGGTGATGCCAGTATTAGGTCTAATTTATAAAATCTTGAATAACAACCCTCGAGATGCGGTCATCCTTTCTACCAATATTGATGATAAAATTCCTTTCCTTCCAGTCTTCATTTTACCGTATATCATTTGGTACGCTTTTATATTGGGTTATTTAGTTTATTTTTGGTATAAGGATACTCGTGTATATTTAAAAACACTGACAATGATTGTTATTGGAGAATTAGTATGCTTTCTCATTTACTTTTTCTTCCAAACAACTGTACCTCGCCCAATCCTTGCTGGTGATGGGATCCTTATTGAACTGGTCGGCATGATTTACAGTCATGATCAACCATTTAACGCTTTCCCGAGCATTCATGTACTAACTACATTTGCCATCATTCTTGGAAATATCAATATTCGCAATAAACATATCATCCATTCACTCTTCGTACCGGTGATGGGCTCTTTGATTATAATTTCTACTTTGTTTGTTAAACAACATTATATCCTCGATATGTTCGCATCCATGTTTTTAACTTCGTTTATCTATGGCATTGTTTTCGAACTTTTTGAAATTAATGTTACTGAAAAATCTAAAACGGCTTATGTAAAAGACTGA
- a CDS encoding DUF1292 domain-containing protein, whose protein sequence is MLKNDSIRDLVTVTDGSGKERQFEVEALFEMNGESFAMLRDEEGTVLMRVEEQGGDQYLVGLESEMEKSDLLDAYQIAVDAAPAEN, encoded by the coding sequence ATGTTGAAAAATGATTCAATCAGGGATCTGGTTACAGTTACAGATGGTAGTGGGAAGGAGAGGCAGTTTGAGGTAGAAGCTTTATTCGAAATGAATGGAGAATCCTTTGCGATGCTTAGGGACGAAGAAGGAACAGTATTAATGAGGGTAGAGGAGCAAGGCGGTGATCAATACCTCGTTGGCCTCGAGAGCGAGATGGAGAAATCAGATTTACTCGATGCATATCAAATTGCTGTTGATGCCGCACCAGCAGAAAACTGA
- a CDS encoding Cof-type HAD-IIB family hydrolase: MKLINKKPVIKLIALDMDGTLLDERHEVSEENRLAIKEAEKRGVRVVLSTGRSLKTARDYVISLKLSSYLVTINGGEIWGPDGELVQRSIVDTEHVQWMYELSQKHQTGFWATSSENVWRNDMPEDLFSQEWIKFGFHIEEDEIRESVLKELEEKGLFEISNSSLKNIEVNALGINKAVGLQKVCDLLVISMENVMAVGDSLNDIAMITEAGLGVAMGNAQQTVKEAADDITSTNRESGVAEAIQKWVLS; this comes from the coding sequence ATGAAGTTGATTAATAAAAAGCCAGTCATCAAACTAATTGCATTGGATATGGATGGAACACTTCTCGATGAGCGGCATGAGGTGTCTGAAGAAAATAGATTAGCTATCAAAGAAGCTGAAAAAAGAGGGGTGCGTGTTGTGTTAAGTACAGGACGCAGTCTCAAAACAGCAAGGGATTATGTAATATCGCTAAAACTGTCTTCCTACCTTGTAACGATCAACGGGGGAGAAATCTGGGGACCAGATGGTGAGCTAGTGCAAAGAAGTATCGTAGATACCGAACACGTCCAATGGATGTATGAACTTTCACAAAAGCACCAGACTGGTTTTTGGGCGACAAGCAGTGAAAACGTCTGGCGCAATGATATGCCAGAGGACCTGTTTTCCCAAGAATGGATTAAGTTCGGCTTTCATATTGAAGAAGACGAAATAAGAGAAAGTGTGCTTAAAGAGTTGGAAGAAAAAGGACTATTCGAGATCAGTAATTCAAGTCTGAAAAATATTGAAGTCAATGCCCTTGGCATCAATAAGGCCGTGGGATTGCAAAAGGTTTGTGATTTATTGGTAATTTCCATGGAAAATGTCATGGCAGTCGGAGACAGCCTGAACGACATTGCCATGATTACTGAGGCAGGTCTTGGAGTAGCGATGGGAAATGCCCAGCAAACTGTCAAGGAAGCTGCCGACGATATTACTAGCACTAATAGAGAGAGTGGGGTAGCCGAGGCCATCCAAAAATGGGTACTATCATAA
- a CDS encoding YitT family protein: MLKSAGIIIGSIIVSFAFNLFLIPHGIMSSGISGLSIILSMLTSINTGIYNFLLNFPLLVLGYMKLGRKFIFYTILSVITISITLYAIPVFKLAEDPILSSIFGGAIVGLGIGIIFRSSGSSGGFDIIGMLLARRKDFPMGTLLFAMNSVVILLSGFLFSWDAALNTLVSIFVLGKVIDKIHTHHVKLTLMIITRKGEEVKQHLLKNVYRGVTVIDSVGGFSNEKSNVIITVISRYELTEVKTLIEEIDPEAFVNITETLEVMGLFHRKQH; this comes from the coding sequence ATCTTGAAGTCAGCAGGAATTATCATTGGTTCAATCATTGTTTCATTTGCATTTAATCTCTTCCTAATCCCCCACGGAATCATGAGCAGCGGGATCAGCGGTCTTTCCATCATTTTGTCAATGCTAACATCGATTAATACCGGTATTTACAATTTTCTTTTGAATTTCCCCCTATTAGTCTTAGGGTACATGAAACTGGGACGTAAATTTATTTTTTATACAATCCTTTCTGTCATTACAATTTCTATCACTCTTTATGCTATTCCAGTGTTTAAACTTGCTGAAGATCCGATACTTTCTTCAATATTTGGCGGTGCAATTGTTGGATTAGGTATCGGGATTATTTTCCGTTCCTCCGGTTCATCTGGGGGCTTCGATATAATTGGGATGCTTTTGGCAAGACGCAAAGACTTTCCTATGGGAACACTGTTATTCGCTATGAATTCAGTCGTTATTTTGTTATCTGGATTTTTGTTTAGCTGGGACGCTGCGTTAAATACTCTTGTATCCATCTTTGTTCTCGGGAAAGTGATCGATAAAATTCACACACATCACGTTAAGCTAACATTGATGATCATTACCAGAAAAGGTGAAGAAGTAAAGCAGCATTTATTGAAAAATGTCTACCGGGGGGTAACGGTAATCGACTCTGTTGGCGGTTTCTCAAATGAGAAGAGCAACGTAATCATTACAGTCATTTCACGATATGAGCTGACAGAGGTCAAAACACTAATAGAAGAAATTGATCCGGAAGCTTTTGTGAATATCACCGAAACACTGGAAGTTATGGGGCTTTTTCACCGAAAGCAACACTAA
- a CDS encoding STAS domain-containing protein: MNPTSAVANELRQNSETIAKEMVSSISELIGVNIPKQEIEQAIVVYTEYLKFLGDSIMNKDETTSQGLFEWSKQNGEREAAKGGRVSDFLFRYPPTRIIFIDKMAEISLKHDVSTKDFIWINKKVNNILDISINETVFAFERQASKLMKEVQDEMDILSTPVVPVQEHVSVLPLVGKMDHDRARLIMERAIPLVAKQKIQSLIIDFSGIVTIDATIAKHIFDIHNVLRLLGVVSIATGMRPELAQAAVEGGVDFSNIKTFATVKQAIDSINNEM, from the coding sequence GTGAATCCAACTTCAGCAGTAGCAAATGAACTACGACAAAATTCCGAAACAATCGCAAAGGAAATGGTAAGTTCCATATCAGAACTTATTGGTGTGAACATACCAAAGCAGGAAATTGAACAGGCAATCGTAGTTTATACTGAATACCTTAAATTTCTAGGTGACTCTATTATGAATAAAGATGAAACGACTTCTCAGGGGCTTTTTGAATGGAGCAAGCAAAATGGGGAGCGTGAAGCAGCTAAAGGCGGCAGGGTTTCAGACTTCCTATTCAGATATCCTCCTACAAGAATTATTTTCATTGATAAAATGGCAGAAATTAGTTTAAAGCATGATGTTAGCACCAAAGACTTTATATGGATAAATAAAAAAGTGAACAATATTCTTGATATAAGCATTAATGAAACCGTATTTGCTTTTGAGCGGCAAGCTTCGAAATTGATGAAGGAAGTCCAGGATGAAATGGATATATTATCGACTCCAGTCGTCCCGGTACAGGAACACGTATCAGTGTTGCCCTTAGTAGGAAAAATGGACCATGATCGAGCCAGGCTGATAATGGAAAGGGCAATTCCGTTGGTAGCAAAGCAGAAAATACAATCTTTAATCATTGATTTTTCAGGAATTGTCACAATAGATGCCACGATCGCCAAGCACATTTTTGATATTCATAATGTATTAAGGCTCTTAGGGGTGGTTTCCATTGCCACTGGAATGAGGCCAGAGCTTGCCCAGGCAGCAGTAGAGGGTGGAGTGGACTTTTCAAATATCAAAACCTTTGCCACCGTAAAACAGGCGATTGATAGTATCAATAATGAAATGTAA